A single Lactuca sativa cultivar Salinas chromosome 8, Lsat_Salinas_v11, whole genome shotgun sequence DNA region contains:
- the LOC111891789 gene encoding uncharacterized protein LOC111891789 — MIHLILHLPDEAILGGPVHMRWMYPFERYMKKLKNNVRNKAKLEGSIAEGYVADEALTFCSMYLEGMQTKFNRADRNDDPGLPKRQFSVFSSQCRTMSAKKIAELCNEAKKSLHWFVVNNCDEDEMRSYKSEFKLELPESDFKKEFPSWFKEKVSMLYIYNVKLSYYLNI, encoded by the exons AtgattcatcttattcttcatTTACCTGATGAAGCCATTCTTGGAGGGCCTGTACACATGAGATGGATGTATCCTTTTGAAAGATATAtgaaaaaacttaaaaataatgtcagaaACAAAGCCAAACTAGAAGGTTCAATAGCAGAGGGTTACGTTGCAGACGAAGCTTTGACATTTTGCTCTATGTATCTTGAGGGTATGCAAACTAAATTCAACCGTGCTGATAGAAATGATGATCCCGGCCTTCCAAAAAGGCAATTTTCTGTCTTCTCATCACAATGTCGAACAATGTCGGCTAAGAAAATCGCTGAACTTTGTAACGAGGCCAAAAAATCATTGCATTGGTTTGTAGTAAACAATTGCGATGAGGATGAGATGAGAAGCTACAAATC TGAATTCAAATTAGAATTGCCTGAAAGTGATTTCAAAAAGGAATTTCCTTCATGGTTCAAAGAAAAGGTAAGtatgttatatatttataatgtaaAACTAAGTTATTACTTAAACATATAA